The Solea senegalensis isolate Sse05_10M linkage group LG14, IFAPA_SoseM_1, whole genome shotgun sequence genomic sequence TGGGTATTGATGCTCAGAAAAGACCACAGAGCGTTTTAAGACCCTCGCTTACTGCATTTGCTGCCATCACTTCTGTCATGTCAGTCAGTCTAGCTGTCACTTTGAATGGTCTACAACAAAACTAATGAAGCACACTGCAGCTatggatgaaaatgaaatatttgtttAAGCATTCACTCACAGATTTAGCTGCAAAAAAGTTGCATTAGAGCCTTTGTGCTGAGtagaattcatttaaaattaaacgtgttttgtgtattttgagtaAAGTATAATGGATTAAATAtaatggacatttttgacattatgTAAATTGAGCAAAGGGGAATCAATAGGTAGGGTTGAAGACAAAGGAACCACCTGCTGTCTCTATTTTCTTGCCTCTTCCTTTCACTCATTACagtaaaagcagaaataaaaaagagaacCTACCTCTGCGTAATATATGTGGTTTTCTTCTGAGGCACCACTGAGGAAGAGCTATAATCTGTCAGTCAATCCACTTATCTAATTTATCTGGATTCTGTTGTCCTTTCGGTCGCCTCCCCATGGCAGCCACTGTCAGGCTGACTGCATGCATATCTTTTTACAGATGGTTTAAAAAGTAGTTCCATGTACTGGTTTTCACACACTCGTCTGATGATAACATTGCAGAACTGAACCACTGTCTCCTCCTGGTTGATCCATGTGTGGGTGTGAAGAGCTGCcgctgccccctgctgctcctcctgctcctgctcctcctgctgctgctgctgctcctgctgtgaCGACAGACAGTCATGGGGAGGTACAGTGCAAATCTGTTCAGGTGTTGACTAAACCTTTTcaaatattatgtaaaaaatTCATACATATTAAATGTGTATCCATGAACGTCATTTCAGGGACCCCTGACCCCCCTTAATAAGTTACATTGACAATTTATTTTCTAATTCATCaaccatacacacatacagtgtatatgttTGTTAAAGTCAAACATATTTctacaaattaaataaactttaaGGAATATAAGGCAATTAAATCGGCattaacatgaaaacacagaacacaaccTTCTGCCTGGTGTATaaagttgaaatttaaaatgtctACACTAGAAGTGTACAGAATAAAATGTATCATTCAAAGTGTATTGGTAtagcatttaaaatgtaaaaccagGAGCTTCACATAAAGCAGCCTAAAGCTGTATAAGAATAGAAATCATGCAAAAACGAGACATGAGAAAAGACCAGGTTGCAAACAGGAGACACTAGAGGTAGAGAGTTGTACTGTATAAGCagaaattaaagctgcaagcagcaggtggcgctatgccctTGACTCAGTTTTAATGTGCTGATGATTTGTGGCCTGGGCCTCCTATCTCATGTGTGGAGTTTTTAACAGATCGGTCAATATACAGCAaagttacaggccacttcctgttttttggCAAAATGGTGGCTAAattaatcaaaattaaaaaaaacttctctTGTGTCACGTACCTGTTTTTGAGCCACTGGGTCAATGTATGGCAAAGATACAGGACACTTGTTGTTTCATGGCGAAaggtgaaaaaaatgtgttcccaTAGCTACGCCCATTTTAAATCTGCAAGACCATTTGATAGCTTCTCATCTTGTATCTAGTACAAattgacatgtgttttttttttgttatgttggtATGATTATTGTACTCAGATGATTCcgttttttgttcatttacaaaatgtgcaaatcaccaaaatgTATGTCAAATTCATAATggacgacttcctgttgagttcaGGCCATAGACCCGAtatacttttttgtgtgtcttggATGGTGACACGTTTCCACCAAGTTAGGTGAATTTTGGTGCAACTAGTATTGGCTTTGTTGTGTGAGCCATTTCTACGTATTTCccttattttaataaaaaaatgtttaaaagtgaaAGTCAAAACCAGACTTATAGTGAGTCTGTTTTGAAAATATCAGTAAAGCTCCTGTGTATCAGTTATTCTCCGAGTTCATCAGGTGTGGAGCAGATCAACGTCATTTGTCCGTCGCCTGTGTTCGCCTTATTGATTGGAAACCTACCACGTGGACGCATGCTTCGGCCAATGGGCGTTCTCGGGGCGGGGCCATGAAGCATCGCTACCATCACGCTAGACGAAGGAGTCCTGTCTAACTTGCTCTGCTAACTCATGCCGTGACAATTTTACGTTTCCTTTTGTAGTCGTGTCCCCAGTTTCCATAGACACTTGGATTTATGATGGAAACAACTAATTGTTCGTGAAGGCTGCTGTTGTTTTACGCCAAGCAGACTCGTTAAGGACATTGATTTGCTTTAAACTAGCCGGGAAGAGCTAGCGCGGCTAATCATTACATACTCACACACTGCCTGCCACCACATCCAGCAAAACGGACAACACGAGTCCACAAGTCGGCGTTTGGACGTTCCTGGAACTGCAATGGAGAAGGTGCGTGTCCTCACATTTGAAACGTATTCTTCACATTCTACATTGCACTGATAAGAGCGAGGCTGCTAAGTGACTGCTAGCTGTTAGCCACACCTGCTCCCCCTGTTAAGACACACAAACCAAGGCCAAGCCGGCATCGTCTTGTGCTGACTTGATCATTTAAAACCGCTGGTCGTACAGTGTGTGATATTGTCACCAGTATAGTTACCAAAGTTTAATGGGGATGTAATGAGGGAGAGGAACAGACCCTAATTATAGCGAGCAGGGGCTGCTAAAGAAGAGGGAACGCCCAGCATGTTATCATGCTGTCACAGTCAGTAACAGTGAAACCTCCGCCTGTCAAACACCTGCTCACAACACACGTCACAGGTGACAAGGATTTCGTAAAGGTAGACACGATTGTCCATCCTCACGATATTTTTGCGATAATGGCTGCACAGTATCGGCTACCCAGAAGATATGTGGTATgtgtaataaacaaacaaatatttaccAAAAGCCAGAGAAATTGAATGGGATTGCCTTCATACTACCTGCCTTTAAACAATTTGTTAAATTGCCCTCAGGGGGCGCTGTAGAGTCACTACAGCAACCAAGACTATACAAGAAGTCTGTCTTATTAAATGCAGTTTCCATTTTAAATTCCTAAGTCCTTGGTCTTTATTATCTGTATAGactatgtttttattgtgactgTTGTTACATTATCATTcatttggtgtgtttgtttagacCAACCTTTTAAGTCAGTGCCATATTTTCACATCTATGGATAATAATGCATGTATTATAAAGCTATGAACACACGTTAGAGGTCAATAACTTGGTTTGATAAAAAGTAGACTCATTGTAGAGGACAGGCAGACCAATGTTGATGAAAGAAGATACATCTTACAAACTTCACCCTTTTCCAACAGGCGGATTTCTTGAAAGGACTTCCTGTCTACAACAAGAGCAACTTCAGCAGGTTTCATGCAGACTCTGTTTGTAAAGCATCTGTAAGTAGCGTATATCATCTTTAACTCTACAACTGTCTTTTTTGCAAATATCAAGATTGGAAATGCTTTGATTATTACCTTATGAGCAAATACTCAGTAATGATACATAAACTCTCTGTCCCATGTAATAGAATCGGAGGCCGTCTGTGTATCTTCCAACACGCGAATACCCCTCTGAACAAAGTAAGTGCCACTCTCACTATAGATGGTAATAGTCATGAACACAGTCATGAACAGAGGTCTTTTCTGTGGTGAATCACtagctgtgtttacatggacacaagtaaaAGTCTGAttgtaataaaaatatgtcatgtaaacatgccaCTCCGAATACTCTGATCTGATGCAGCCTATTCTGAAATAAATTTTATTCAGAGCGAGGCGGCTGGATGTCCAAGGGCCGGATTTGACTTCAGCCATTTTTcatatacatattacatatttccAGGTGTATATATACAGGTATAGGACACCAAAAGTTATAGGCAAACCTAATTCAAAGATTTTCTGTCCCAGTCcgtccctggccataaataatgcattataaAATTGAAACAAAGCTGTGGGCCGTATAAAGTCTGATCACGGCCCGTTGGCCGGACTTAGTGCTATCACATGTTTGATCCACATAAATGTGAATGGATACATTCAATGTTCACATTGACCAGGTATACACATGTGTTGAATTGTTTTAGTAAAGTTTTAGGCATTATTTGTTACAAAGATTCTGACTCTTTGTCCTGCAGTTATTGTAACAGAGAAAACCAACATCCTCTTGCGTTACCTCCATCAGCAGTGGGACAAAAAGGTGAGTTTGTGCTACTCTTTAGAGTATACCTAATTTAACTGGTttcatttattgacaaaaaaaccctcataaCACAATGATCATCAACCTTTGGTCTTGATTATTATTGAATGTAATCTGTGTTACATTTTCTGATTCCTGTATTATCCTTTGTGTCAAACAGAATGCTGCAAAGAAAAGGGAACAGGAACAAGGAGAGGGCGACAGCCCGGCTCCCCCGAGGAAGATCGCCCGGACAGATAGCCAAGAAATGAATGAGGACTCataagtgtatatatgtgtgtttgagtgtgtgtgtgtgtgtgtgtgtgcgtgtctgtgtttgtgtgtttgtgtacacacaaGGCATAGCCAATAGAGCTCCAGTAGCTGATGTTACGCAATCCTTTCACCCAACACTCAACGCCACTTTGGCAGGAAGCTGCACTGTTTAAATCCATAGATGTGTACAGTGCTGTTCAAGAGGCCATCATTAGACTTGTTGTTGTAGCAGTGCTATATTGACCATACACTATCATTATATCTCAATGACTTACGTTATAGAAACATATCTAGGAAATATgggaaacatgaaaaaaactaaattctACAGGTTTAAGTGTCAAGAATTTAGTGTGAACTAAAAACAATCCCACGACCCTGGCTCTCCTCAAACCGGCGTGGAACTCTACATAATGATAATTGAtgaaacctgtgtttgttctactaGTTCATGTCGGCAAACATCTGATTTGAAAaagagcattacatacacatgttgtatgagttcaAGTGACACAATGTTGGACTACAACCTtcagaaaatattattataatggtACATCAACTTCCAACTGGGTGAATAGCACCCTCATCAAATCCCCTGGACAGGTCCGCATCACCTCTATTGGCTACATATcgctctgtggatttaaagagcGGAGTGAACTCTGACGGCTTGAAACTGGCACTTGTGTCGTCCATGTTTGCCGGAGGTTTTCTTGTCAAGAATGGTGGTGTAAACAAACTTGAGTCACGTGACATTCGGAGCtctatataaacaaacaaaagaaggaaTATCTCTTTTGAATGCAGACATCTGTTCTTTCTCTACTGTGGCAGGATTCCTCTCCTGGCACGGAATTTAAGAATAACTCATGATTTTGGAAGGAACAAGTAACCATTCAAGGTCTAATGTGTAGCAATTAGTAGCATctgatggtgagactgcagattgtaacaatgCCCAAATGGGTttagggaactacagtggccttctcATACCAGAAAGTATGTAATTTAACCTTCTGCTTTAAAATCCATTCAACCGGCTGTAGAAACAAAGTGGTCTGTGTAAATCAAGGCCCTTACCTTAAAGTAAggatctctcttttttttattattactaccTTTGCATAGTATATTCtgcctcctaaatgttacacattggacctttttAAAGGTGTAAAGATAAAGCAGTTGAAAAGATGTCGCACTCAGGCCGCGTTCACACTGGATACAAGCGTCACCGAACGTCCTTGCTTTTCATTAGGCACATATTAACCGACGAGAGCGTCCACACTGCCTGTGTGTGACGTGCACTTCAGGGTTTAAGCCGTCATGCTCGGCACACGTGTTCAGTGTGGACCTGGCGCCATTGAAAGTAAGGGAACGTtatacatatgtttatttaattaatgtagGCTATTCCCTGTGTGAGTTAGTGTACAAATGTGTAtaagtttgtgtgcatgcatctgttgtacagtatgtgtgagaaGAATGGAAAAAGTCAGTAGATGTAAAATCAGAGATGGACTCAACAGAGGAAGTTACCATTAAAATCTGTCTCATAACTGTTACATGACTTGTGTAGCCTCCTGGAGAGTCTGTCCTGATTTGTGCAAAGATAatgttttgttactgttttaattttattataagtttaatttttaaatttttttttttttttgaatattggCAACGAGCTTCCTGCCAGCCACAGTGCCCAAGTTTCACTGCCCACTCTGCAGCCACATGGGGGCATTGCAACATTTCTCCACACTGTTTGAATGAGCAGAACCAAGGATGCACTGTGAAGAACAGCACAAAGTAGAACCAACTCTTCCCCCCTTGATGTGTGTCTATGGTGAATATGCATATCTTCGTTCTATTCTGGGACTTGTGCTGCTAGAATAAATGTTGTTAGGGTGTCTCGGAGAAATATTTCTTACACGCATATTTTTAGCACCATCTTCTGCCCAGTCAAAGCTAGTAAGAACAGGTTTAGTCTTTCTGTGATCGAGGGAtgtgaaagacaaaagaaggaaaacGTTGCagacaaatgtgaaatgtgaatgtttgttgGGAGATTTCAGTTGTGCCACCTGAACGAAACAGATGgtgaagaaaagtgaaaaatgatTAGTTTGTCTGTAAATAATTACAAATAACACATGGAAAATATCATTGTCTCTGCCTTTTTGTAAAATAAGACACATTTGTGGAGACGGAAGAAAATCGAATTCATGAAAGTTAATAAGATGAGAAGCCCCAGTGCCCTGTCAGTATTTTCTtgcatgttgatgttttcacGACTGGGTCTTGTGTTCCTGGACCAGTAATAGAACGTGCGGGGAGTTGGGCTTGATGTGTTGTCTCCTGTTATGAATATGGAAGGTATCGTTCTAGAAGCCTCACAACCTGTTGTCATGCTTCAGAACTTTGCTCCCCGGTGTCAGGGCCGGGGTCGTTGTGACGGTTTGCACGGTTTGTTGTCTGAAAACTGGTTTAGATGAACAGCTGCCATCCTGCCTTGTTCCACAGATTCAGTTAGAGAacttaaagcttttttttaatgttctgaGCACTGCCCTCGTATCAGTTGACACTCAGTGTGGGTTGATATGTGTGTGGTCAGTCATCTGCCTGCCTACATGGAATCAACAAAAAATCATAAGCTTCTGCATTTGAGACTAAGCCTCGCTCCATCTCATGTGTGTTTGACAAAACGTGTTCTTTTTAGCTTTGCTGAAATAAAACTGGATTGAAACTGGAtttttgtgtc encodes the following:
- the dda1 gene encoding DET1- and DDB1-associated protein 1 codes for the protein MEKADFLKGLPVYNKSNFSRFHADSVCKASNRRPSVYLPTREYPSEQIIVTEKTNILLRYLHQQWDKKNAAKKREQEQGEGDSPAPPRKIARTDSQEMNEDS